The following proteins come from a genomic window of Galactobacillus timonensis:
- the coaE gene encoding dephospho-CoA kinase (Dephospho-CoA kinase (CoaE) performs the final step in coenzyme A biosynthesis.), whose amino-acid sequence MKTFGITGTIGSGKSTLSILLRRRHLSVFNADVYSRTAFQKTAAPYAAVVDRFGTSILDANGEIDRRALAGVVFADEEKRVALDEIVHPYVKEGLLRFLNHHSADALVFAEVPLLFEAGWEDLFDKVIVVTCERETAIRRLMEDRDFTREEAEARLSHQIDPSVQIAKADVVFHNDGSIKDLDRALGSWLMKQRKERHGTERR is encoded by the coding sequence ATGAAAACCTTTGGAATAACGGGAACCATCGGTTCCGGAAAATCTACTCTGAGCATTCTGCTGCGCCGGCGTCATCTGTCGGTGTTCAATGCGGATGTCTACAGCCGTACGGCGTTTCAGAAGACGGCAGCTCCCTATGCGGCTGTTGTGGATCGCTTTGGTACGTCCATTCTCGATGCCAATGGAGAAATTGACCGCAGGGCACTTGCCGGCGTTGTTTTCGCAGATGAAGAGAAACGTGTGGCGCTGGATGAAATCGTGCATCCCTATGTTAAGGAGGGACTGCTCCGGTTTCTCAATCATCATTCGGCTGATGCGCTTGTGTTTGCAGAGGTGCCGCTGTTGTTTGAAGCGGGATGGGAAGATCTTTTTGATAAGGTGATCGTCGTTACATGCGAGCGTGAAACCGCCATCCGGCGTCTGATGGAGGACCGCGATTTTACCCGTGAAGAAGCCGAGGCGCGTCTGTCACATCAGATTGATCCGTCGGTGCAGATTGCAAAAGCCGATGTGGTCTTTCATAATGATGGCAGCATCAAGGATCTGGATCGAGCCCTGGGGTCATGGCTGATGAAACAGCGGAAGGAGAGACATGGAACTGAACGTCGATGA
- the polA gene encoding DNA polymerase I — protein MKKLLLVDGNSMLFRAYYATAYGTKMTTPDGLPTNAVFGFANMMQKGIDLVHPNAVLVAFDAGKHTFRTDLYADYKGGRKPAPDDLVPQFAMARDYLDAYHIRWKEMANIEADDLIGTMSKQAADYETTILTSDRDLLQLVDDSTRVLLMKKGLTEMDEMTPQKVKEAYGVTPIQIIDLKGLMGDASDNYPGIPGVGEKTAVKLINTYGSVEEVLAHDQEIKGALGKKIQENHDKAELSKTLATIKRDVDLDFTADECSFQPTYKALVAFFQSLNMRMLASRYEKLAAREATAPSAAAAPAEMPGQKDDGADAQAASVQSTAETHARVTAVPQNYLIQKLAVAVIDDRAPFYGASLRGIALSNGTDSYFIGAEDALKDRALINYLEDTAHQKIGFDAKRAVHVLHNADIEGHFDDDAMIAASLADATLTSPEKIFAAYGCTPSPSYEDVYGTEARPKLADPEAEKEYGCSLAKGLWDIFAGARVKVSEYGMDDLYAKIEMPLTWILLDMEDAGVICDRSILQGINNDMTQRMSALEAKIYDRAGHTFNINSPRQLATVLYDELGLYGGKKRSTSADVLEKYKLSDPIIADILDYRKAAKIQSTYAEGLQKYIAGDGRIHTVFNQCATSTGRLSSSDPNLQNISVRDEMGREVRKAFLPSEGCVLLSSDYHQIELRMLASMAHIDSMMDAFNNNIDVHTKTAMDLFGREKPEDVTPQERRRAKTVNFGIVYGISDFGLAEQLGVSRKEAADFIARYYEKYPGIKTYMDNVVADCEKNGYVTTVCGRRRPIPEVHSSNHQVREFGKRAAMNAPIQGSAADLIKIAMIRIDEAMKKADVRSRLILQVHDELIFDVPEEELEQMKQIVTDGMTHAMKLNVPLTVECASGKSWYEAK, from the coding sequence ATGAAAAAACTGCTGCTGGTAGACGGCAATTCGATGCTGTTCCGCGCCTATTATGCGACGGCTTACGGAACGAAGATGACGACGCCGGACGGATTGCCGACCAATGCGGTCTTCGGCTTTGCCAATATGATGCAGAAGGGCATCGATCTGGTGCATCCGAATGCGGTACTTGTCGCGTTTGATGCGGGTAAGCATACATTCCGCACCGATCTTTATGCGGATTATAAGGGTGGCCGCAAGCCGGCGCCGGATGATCTGGTGCCGCAGTTTGCAATGGCACGGGACTATCTGGATGCCTACCACATCCGCTGGAAGGAAATGGCCAACATCGAGGCGGATGATCTGATCGGCACGATGTCCAAGCAGGCGGCGGATTATGAGACGACAATCCTGACCAGTGACCGCGATCTTCTGCAGCTGGTGGATGATTCGACCCGGGTTCTTCTGATGAAAAAGGGTCTGACCGAGATGGATGAGATGACACCTCAGAAGGTCAAGGAAGCCTATGGCGTTACTCCGATCCAGATCATTGATCTCAAGGGACTGATGGGCGATGCGTCCGATAACTATCCGGGCATCCCGGGGGTTGGCGAAAAGACGGCTGTCAAGCTGATCAACACCTATGGCAGTGTGGAAGAAGTGCTTGCCCACGATCAGGAAATCAAAGGTGCTCTCGGAAAGAAGATTCAGGAGAATCATGACAAAGCGGAGCTTTCCAAGACACTGGCTACGATCAAGCGGGATGTGGATCTGGACTTTACGGCAGATGAGTGCAGCTTCCAGCCGACCTATAAGGCACTGGTTGCCTTCTTTCAGTCGCTTAACATGCGGATGCTGGCGTCACGGTATGAAAAACTTGCCGCCCGGGAGGCGACTGCCCCCAGCGCGGCAGCTGCCCCGGCAGAGATGCCCGGGCAGAAGGATGACGGTGCAGATGCTCAGGCAGCCAGTGTACAGAGCACTGCTGAAACGCATGCAAGGGTCACGGCCGTGCCTCAGAACTATCTGATACAGAAGCTGGCAGTTGCTGTGATCGATGATCGGGCACCGTTCTATGGTGCATCGCTGCGTGGAATTGCTCTGTCGAACGGGACGGATTCCTACTTTATTGGGGCGGAAGATGCTTTGAAGGATCGTGCACTGATCAATTATCTTGAAGATACGGCACATCAGAAGATCGGCTTCGATGCCAAGCGTGCGGTGCATGTGCTGCACAACGCGGACATTGAAGGCCATTTTGACGATGATGCGATGATTGCGGCTTCTCTGGCGGATGCGACGTTGACGAGTCCGGAAAAGATCTTTGCGGCGTATGGCTGTACGCCTTCGCCTTCCTATGAAGATGTGTATGGAACGGAAGCTCGTCCGAAGCTGGCGGATCCGGAAGCGGAGAAGGAGTATGGCTGTTCTTTGGCCAAAGGTCTATGGGATATCTTTGCCGGTGCGCGTGTAAAGGTCAGTGAGTATGGAATGGATGATCTTTATGCAAAGATCGAGATGCCTCTGACATGGATTCTTCTGGATATGGAGGATGCCGGCGTTATCTGCGACCGCAGCATTCTTCAGGGAATCAACAACGATATGACACAGCGGATGTCTGCTCTGGAGGCGAAGATCTATGACCGGGCGGGTCATACGTTCAACATCAACAGTCCCCGTCAGCTGGCAACCGTTCTTTATGATGAGCTTGGTCTGTACGGGGGAAAGAAGCGTTCTACCTCTGCGGATGTGCTTGAAAAGTACAAGCTTTCGGATCCGATCATTGCGGATATTCTGGATTACCGCAAGGCCGCAAAGATCCAGTCGACCTATGCGGAAGGGCTGCAGAAATATATTGCCGGTGACGGCAGAATTCATACGGTGTTCAACCAGTGCGCAACTTCGACGGGGAGACTTTCCTCCTCGGATCCCAATCTTCAGAACATCAGTGTCCGCGATGAAATGGGACGGGAAGTGCGCAAGGCGTTCCTGCCAAGCGAGGGATGTGTCCTTCTGAGCAGCGACTATCATCAGATCGAGCTGCGCATGCTTGCGAGCATGGCACACATTGATTCGATGATGGATGCCTTCAACAACAACATCGACGTTCATACCAAGACAGCGATGGATCTCTTCGGCAGAGAGAAGCCGGAGGATGTTACGCCCCAGGAGCGCCGGCGCGCCAAGACGGTCAACTTTGGCATCGTGTACGGCATCAGCGATTTCGGTCTGGCGGAGCAGCTGGGGGTCAGCCGCAAGGAGGCGGCGGACTTCATCGCCAGGTACTATGAAAAATACCCGGGCATCAAGACCTATATGGACAATGTTGTCGCGGACTGCGAGAAAAACGGCTATGTAACTACTGTATGCGGCCGCCGGCGTCCGATTCCGGAAGTCCACAGCAGCAATCATCAGGTTCGCGAGTTCGGCAAGCGGGCAGCCATGAATGCGCCGATTCAGGGATCGGCGGCGGATCTGATCAAGATCGCCATGATCCGCATCGATGAGGCCATGAAGAAGGCGGATGTTCGTTCGCGGCTGATACTTCAGGTGCATGATGAACTGATTTTCGATGTGCCGGAAGAGGAACTGGAACAGATGAAGCAGATCGTTACCGACGGTATGACGCATGCGATGAAGCTGAACGTTCCGCTGACGGTGGAATGTGCCAGCGGAAAATCGTGGTATGAGGCGAAGTGA
- a CDS encoding DnaD domain protein — MELNVDDFYSVKGDPTISEDSLVSLCLLYQPMIGRDGLALYLTLYAQSSQDALESNFRQLSALLDMDIDGIEKAMIRLEEFHLLRTFSKPKKGDRTLYLFALEVPLSTALFLGNRTWVGLYEQAADSSLAAKTLQLLSKHGVDHSFEEVTHPVRYGDALTKVRPQKEESAVDEVFAGGDQQINFDYERFLETTTPLVFPTALRTRSRMRLIGQLATVYGISVDRMRILVGKAVDPEKEIFDEEKLRFLAAREKPTVTSAADPYSLPPLSFLQSKMNGAAVPLVDRRLLEHLAVDMHFSSEVINILIEYVLSVSNNKLVPKFVDMVAGEWARDGVSSREAALAERNKKNESRRSRTEVLPAYYYEQKDDAQPQTNSEEDFARIDRKALLEEMRRAAEEK; from the coding sequence ATGGAACTGAACGTCGATGATTTCTACAGTGTGAAGGGTGATCCGACGATCAGCGAGGACAGCCTTGTGTCGCTGTGTCTTCTGTATCAGCCGATGATCGGCAGGGATGGTCTGGCTCTGTATCTGACGCTGTATGCACAGTCTTCCCAGGATGCGCTGGAATCGAATTTCCGTCAGCTGAGTGCACTTTTGGACATGGATATCGACGGGATTGAGAAGGCAATGATCCGTCTTGAGGAATTTCATCTTCTCCGTACCTTCAGCAAGCCGAAGAAGGGGGATCGTACCCTGTATCTGTTTGCACTGGAAGTGCCGCTTTCGACGGCATTATTTCTGGGCAACCGGACATGGGTTGGGCTGTATGAGCAGGCGGCGGATTCTTCGCTTGCGGCAAAGACGCTGCAGCTTCTTTCGAAACACGGCGTTGATCATTCCTTTGAGGAAGTGACGCACCCGGTGCGCTATGGGGATGCGCTGACAAAGGTGCGGCCGCAGAAGGAGGAAAGTGCGGTCGATGAAGTGTTTGCGGGCGGTGATCAGCAGATCAACTTTGACTATGAACGGTTTCTGGAGACGACAACTCCGCTGGTGTTTCCTACAGCTCTGAGGACACGTTCAAGGATGCGCCTGATCGGCCAGCTGGCAACAGTGTACGGGATTTCGGTGGACCGGATGCGGATTCTGGTAGGCAAAGCGGTGGATCCTGAGAAGGAAATCTTTGATGAGGAGAAGCTTCGTTTCCTTGCGGCAAGAGAGAAACCGACCGTTACGTCTGCGGCGGATCCCTACAGCCTTCCTCCTCTTTCGTTTCTGCAGTCAAAGATGAACGGTGCGGCGGTTCCGCTGGTGGATCGCAGGCTGCTGGAACATCTTGCGGTGGATATGCATTTTTCGTCGGAAGTCATCAATATTCTGATTGAATACGTTCTCTCCGTTTCCAATAACAAGCTGGTGCCCAAGTTTGTTGATATGGTTGCCGGCGAGTGGGCAAGAGACGGGGTATCGAGTCGGGAAGCGGCACTGGCCGAGCGCAATAAGAAGAATGAATCGCGGCGCAGCCGTACGGAGGTGCTGCCGGCCTATTATTATGAGCAGAAGGACGATGCTCAGCCGCAGACAAACAGTGAGGAGGACTTTGCCCGTATTGACCGCAAGGCTCTGCTTGAGGAAATGCGGCGGGCAGCTGAAGAAAAATGA
- the zapE gene encoding AFG1/ZapE family ATPase — MIKAEFNVPRPTEEEETRTRQLIAQLEGNEDIQQLLRQQNIPAELLKQRPYVFSSWLKKRLHCHGCKGLNTCFFARRGFRDGLRYDDGLLLEVVEACSYEEERRSAQAHLSNYLVSDLGEEFSTVSFESIFLDEEPDAYVAAVQKVWGLCAGGKGCYLWGAMGSGKTYLAACASNFWARKGKKTAFVHMPAFAGRVGYDYHSREYEGEVQLLMYADVLVLDDIGAEECTDKFRSVLLSILDARMRNGKMTWFTSNCDYPALSSHYLNTAQGSDRLQADRVMERVRALGQPVNLRHADRRQLFSTRQ; from the coding sequence ATGATCAAAGCTGAATTCAATGTTCCGCGTCCGACGGAAGAAGAGGAAACAAGGACCCGGCAGCTGATTGCGCAGCTGGAGGGCAATGAGGATATTCAGCAGCTTCTGCGGCAGCAGAACATTCCGGCAGAACTGCTGAAACAGAGGCCCTATGTGTTTTCTTCGTGGCTGAAAAAACGTCTGCACTGTCACGGGTGCAAGGGTCTGAACACCTGTTTCTTTGCGCGCCGCGGCTTTAGAGATGGGCTCAGGTATGATGACGGCCTGCTTCTGGAAGTTGTTGAAGCATGCTCGTATGAAGAAGAACGCAGGAGTGCGCAGGCACATCTTTCGAACTATCTGGTTTCGGATCTTGGTGAGGAGTTTTCGACGGTATCCTTTGAGTCGATTTTTCTGGACGAGGAGCCGGATGCGTATGTCGCTGCGGTGCAGAAGGTATGGGGCCTGTGCGCAGGTGGAAAGGGCTGCTATCTCTGGGGCGCAATGGGCAGCGGGAAGACCTATCTTGCGGCATGTGCGTCCAATTTCTGGGCAAGAAAGGGAAAGAAGACCGCCTTCGTCCATATGCCCGCCTTTGCGGGAAGAGTCGGCTATGACTATCACAGCCGTGAATATGAGGGCGAGGTGCAGCTGCTGATGTATGCGGATGTGCTGGTGCTGGATGATATCGGTGCGGAAGAATGTACGGATAAGTTCCGCAGTGTTCTTCTGAGCATTCTTGATGCAAGAATGCGCAACGGGAAGATGACATGGTTTACAAGCAACTGTGATTATCCGGCGCTGAGCAGCCATTATCTGAACACGGCGCAGGGCAGCGACCGTCTGCAGGCAGACCGGGTGATGGAGCGTGTGCGGGCGCTGGGGCAGCCGGTGAATCTGCGGCATGCGGACCGGCGGCAGCTGTTTTCAACGCGTCAATGA
- the mutM gene encoding bifunctional DNA-formamidopyrimidine glycosylase/DNA-(apurinic or apyrimidinic site) lyase, whose product MPELPEVETVVRTLEHQIRDAEIERVDVRWAKVIEGMEPDAFCSRLSGQHFRTFSRRGKYLLFGMDDCWLIVHLRMEGKFYVQKDSRAPLNRHMHVVFYLKDGRQLRYHDTRKFGRMRIMPLDTDFTHFHELGPEPFDPAFTAAYMHEWKKGRREPVKSLLLDQSFVAGIGNIYADEILAASHIRPGRSCARLTRKEEAAIVANTKTILAAAIAAGGTTIRSYTSSLGVTGRFQLYCSVHDQKVCRVCGSPIKVKRIGGRSSYYCPNCQK is encoded by the coding sequence ATGCCGGAACTTCCTGAAGTTGAAACTGTCGTTCGTACGCTGGAACATCAGATCAGGGACGCTGAAATTGAACGTGTAGATGTACGCTGGGCAAAGGTCATTGAGGGAATGGAACCGGATGCGTTTTGTTCGCGGCTGAGCGGTCAGCATTTCCGTACCTTCTCGAGACGTGGAAAGTATCTGCTGTTCGGCATGGATGACTGCTGGCTCATTGTGCATCTGCGCATGGAAGGAAAGTTTTATGTGCAGAAGGACAGCCGGGCGCCGTTGAACCGGCACATGCATGTGGTCTTTTATCTGAAGGACGGTCGGCAGCTGCGCTATCACGATACGCGCAAGTTCGGCCGGATGCGGATTATGCCTCTGGATACGGACTTTACACATTTTCATGAACTTGGTCCTGAGCCGTTTGACCCTGCCTTTACCGCCGCTTATATGCATGAATGGAAGAAGGGGAGAAGGGAGCCGGTCAAATCGTTACTGCTGGATCAGAGCTTTGTGGCAGGCATTGGCAATATCTATGCCGATGAAATCCTGGCGGCGAGTCATATCCGTCCGGGACGCAGCTGTGCCCGCCTGACCCGGAAGGAGGAAGCTGCCATCGTTGCAAATACGAAGACAATTCTGGCGGCGGCGATCGCGGCCGGCGGTACGACCATCCGCAGCTATACGTCTTCCCTTGGGGTTACGGGCCGGTTTCAGCTGTACTGCAGCGTACATGATCAGAAGGTGTGCCGCGTATGCGGTTCGCCCATCAAGGTGAAGAGGATCGGCGGCCGCAGTTCCTATTACTGCCCGAACTGCCAGAAATAG